From the Roseibium sp. HPY-6 genome, one window contains:
- a CDS encoding aminoglycoside phosphotransferase family protein: protein MPTDLRNRCEQLAAEIGLVDPAAIDDVLPLTGGVASDIAMVNADGKRFCIKFALPKLKVAEDWHAPVHRNKAEYEWLRTAARIAPECAVKLFGRSDSLHGFAMEYVSGEEVSLWKTDLLEGKSDSSRPAAVGDLIGRIHQASSKPEFDTAPFQNRDDFYAIRIEPYLVFTASKHAKVSSELHQLADSLYETSKVLVHGDVSPKNTLFRVEKPIILDAECATMGAPEFDVAFCLNHLVLKAQHVASLRADLATHAHVFWSAYAEKVSWEPAAELEARVCRLLPALMLARVDGKSPVEYLDEESRGVIRDVSMRLLMVPKTTIAGIVDELLDTWKGDNP from the coding sequence ATGCCGACAGACCTGCGAAACAGATGCGAACAATTGGCGGCTGAGATCGGCCTGGTGGATCCGGCTGCGATCGACGACGTATTGCCGCTGACCGGTGGTGTCGCTTCGGACATCGCCATGGTGAACGCGGATGGCAAGCGGTTCTGCATCAAGTTCGCATTGCCGAAACTGAAGGTGGCCGAAGACTGGCATGCGCCGGTTCACAGGAACAAGGCGGAGTATGAGTGGCTGCGGACCGCGGCACGGATTGCACCGGAGTGTGCCGTAAAGTTGTTTGGCCGTTCGGATAGCCTGCACGGTTTTGCAATGGAGTACGTCTCCGGTGAGGAGGTCTCTCTCTGGAAAACAGATCTTCTGGAAGGCAAGTCGGACAGCAGCAGACCGGCTGCCGTCGGAGATCTCATTGGCCGGATACACCAGGCTTCCAGCAAGCCGGAGTTCGACACCGCGCCCTTCCAGAACCGGGACGACTTTTACGCAATCCGCATCGAGCCCTATCTCGTGTTCACGGCGTCAAAACACGCGAAAGTTTCTTCGGAATTACATCAACTTGCCGACAGCCTTTACGAAACCTCAAAAGTACTCGTGCATGGAGATGTCAGTCCTAAGAACACTTTGTTCAGGGTGGAAAAACCGATCATTCTGGATGCCGAATGCGCGACTATGGGAGCGCCGGAATTCGATGTTGCTTTCTGCCTGAATCACCTTGTTCTCAAGGCACAGCACGTTGCCTCCCTTCGTGCCGATCTGGCCACGCACGCGCATGTGTTCTGGTCCGCTTATGCGGAAAAGGTCAGCTGGGAGCCGGCTGCGGAGCTGGAAGCAAGGGTCTGCCGTCTTTTGCCGGCCCTGATGCTGGCACGGGTCGATGGAAAGTCGCCAGTCGAATACCTCGATGAAGAATCGCGAGGCGTTATCCGTGACGTATCGATGAGGCTTCTGATGGTCCCCAAAACCACCATCGCAGGCATTGTCGATGAACTGCTTGATACCTGGAAGGGCGATA